From a region of the Pongo pygmaeus isolate AG05252 chromosome 5, NHGRI_mPonPyg2-v2.0_pri, whole genome shotgun sequence genome:
- the LOC129039439 gene encoding steroid 21-hydroxylase has protein sequence MLLLGLLLLLPLLAGARLLWNWWKLRSLHLPPLAPGFLHLLQPDLPIYLLGLTQKFGPIYRLHLGLQDVVVLNSKRTIEEAMVKKWADFAGRPEPLTYKLVSKNYPDLSLGDYSLLWKAHKKLTRSALLLGIRDSMEPVVEQLTQEFCERMRAQAGTPVGIEEEFSLLTCSIICYLTFGDKIKEDNLMPAYYKCIQEVLKTWSHWSIQIVDVIPFLRFFPNPGLRRLKQAIERRDHIVEKQLRQHKESLVAGQWRDMMDYMLQGVAQPSVEEGSGQLLEGHVHMAAVDLLIGGTETTANTLSWAVVFLLHHPEIQQRLQEELDHELGPGASSSRVPYKDRARLPLLNATIAEVLRLRPVVPLALPHRTTRPSSISGYDIPEGTVIIPNLQGAHLDETVWERPHEFWPDRFLEPGKNSRALAFGCGARVCLGEPLARLELFVVLTRLLQAFTLLPPGDALPSLQPLPHCSVILKMQPFQVRLQPRGMGAHSPGQSQ, from the exons ATGCTGCTCCTgggcctgctgctgctgctgcccctgcTGGCTGGCGCCCGCCTGCTGTGGAACTGGTGGAAGCTCCGGAGCCTCCACCTCCCGCCTCTTGCCCCGGGCTTCTTGCACCTGCTACAGCCCGACCTCCCCATCTATCTGCTCGGCCTGACTCAGAAATTCGGGCCCATCTACAGGCTCCACCTTGGGCTTCAAG ATGTGGTGGTGCTGAACTCCAAAAGGACCATTGAGGAAGCCATGGTCAAAAAGTGGGCAGACTTTGCTGGCAGACCTGAGCCACTTACCT ACAAGCTGGTGTCTAAGAACTACCCAGACCTGTCCTTGGGAGACTACTCCCTGCTCTGGAAAGCCCACAAGAAGCTCACCCGCTCAGCCCTGCTGCTGGGCATCCGTGACTCCATGGAGCCAGTGGTGGAGCAGCTGACCCAAGAGTTCTGCGAG CGCATGAGAGCCCAGGCCGGCACCCCTGTGGGCATTGAGGAGGAATTCTCTCTCCTCACCTGTAGCATCATCTGTTACCTCACCTTCGGAGACAAGATCAAG GAGGACAACTTAATGCCTGCCTATTACAAATGTATCCAGGAGGTGTTAAAAACCTGGAGCCACTGGTCCATCCAAATTGTGGATGTGATTCCCTTTCTCAGG TTCTTCCCCAATCCAGgtctccggaggctgaagcaggccaTAGAGAGGAGGGACCACATCGTGGAGAAGCAGCTGAGGCAGCACAAG GAGAGCCTGGTGGCAGGCCAGTGGAGGGACATGATGGACTACATGCTCCAAGGGGTGGCACAGCCGAGTGTGGAAGAGGGCTCTGGACAGCTCCTGGAAGGGCATGTGCACATGGCTGCAGTGGACCTCCTGATCGGTGGCACTGAGACCACGGCAAACACCCTCTCCTGGGCCGTGGTTTTTTTGCTTCACCACCCTGAG ATTCAGCAGCGACTGCAGGAGGAGCTAGACCACGAACTGGGCCCTGGTGCCTCCAGCTCCCGGGTCCCCTACAAGGACCGTGCACGGCTGCCCTTGCTCAATGCCACCATCGCCGAGGTGCTGCGCCTGCGGCCCGTTGTGCCCTTAGCCTTGCCCCACCGCACCACACGGCCCAGCAG CATCTCCGGCTACGACATCCCTGAGGGCACAGTCATCATCCCAAACCTCCAAGGCGCCCACCTGGATGAGACGGTCTGGGAGAGGCCACATGAGTTCTGGCCTG ATCGCTTCCTGGAGCCAGGCAAGAACTCCAGAGCTCTGGCCTTCGGCTGCGGGGCCCGTGTGTGCCTGGGCGAGCCGCTGGCGCGCCTGGAGCTCTTCGTGGTGCTGACCCGACTGCTGCAGGCCTTCACGCTGCTGCCCCCCGGGGACGCCCTGccctccctgcagcccctgcccCACTGCAGTGTCATCCTCAAGATGCAGCCTTTCCAAGTGCGGCTGCAGCCTCGGGGGATGGGGGCCCACAGCCCGGGCCAGAGCCAGTGA